A genome region from Manis javanica isolate MJ-LG chromosome 3, MJ_LKY, whole genome shotgun sequence includes the following:
- the GET1 gene encoding guided entry of tail-anchored proteins factor 1 isoform X1 — protein sequence MSSGSSSRHSPPLASASKMRVGHCRTCPCGVFLRSSFFLGAQSPMSCCCTPGMKMVSSISRGGEGLRVHTQRERHTKDAVFSLHLAPWSTWGCSLSTQAVPWDFSVPGSSLFSSDPAPAQEVISRHLAATAIFSPGHRRVSRQMSRVLQKDAEQESQMRAEIQDMKQELSTVNMMDEFARYARLERKINKMTDKLKTHVKARTAQLAKIKWVMSVAFYILQVVLELPVGFWSATKLWL from the exons ATGTCCTCAGGATCCTCCTCCCGTCATTCTCCTCCTTT GGCCTCGGCCTCTAAAATGAGGGTTGGACACTGCAGGACTTGCCCCTGTGGGGTCTTCCTGAGATCTTCCTTCTTTTTGGGAGCACAGTCACCAATGAGTTGCTGCTGTACACCAGGCATGAAGATGGTCTCCAGTATTAGCCGAGGGGGCGAGGGGTTGAGGGTGCACACCCAG CGGGAACGTCACACAAAGGACGCTGTGTTCTCATTGCATTTGGCACCCTGGTCAACTTGGGGATGTTCACTCAGCACTCAGGCGGTTCCCTGGGATTTCTCTGTTCCTGGATCCTCATTGTTCAGCAGTGACCCAGCCCCGGCCCAGGAGGTCATCTCGCGCCACCTGGCGGCCACTGCCATCTTCTCCCCGGGCCACCGGCGAGTCTCCAGGCAG ATGTCCAGGGTCCTGCAGAAGGATGCAGAGCAGGAGTCACAGATGAGAGCAGAGATCCAGGATATGAAGCAAGAGCTCTCCACTGTCAACATGATGGACGAGTTCGCCCGGTATGCCAGGCTGGAGAGAAAGATCAACAAGATGACGGATAAGCTCAAAACGCATG TGAAGGCACGGACAGCTCAGTTGGCCAAGATAAAATGGGTTATGAGTGTGGCTTTCTACATATTGCAA